Proteins from one Gossypium raimondii isolate GPD5lz chromosome 8, ASM2569854v1, whole genome shotgun sequence genomic window:
- the LOC105792758 gene encoding probable serine/threonine-protein kinase At1g09600 has protein sequence MGCIFSKEAQEENNNDKDIDSNSNKDSEKNNGNGDVSIAKGEKKLVIEGGLVSAGWPSWLASVAGEAIDGWLPRRVESFEKLDKVGQGTYSSVYKARDVETGKTVAMKKVRFVNMDPHSVRFMAREIIILRRLDHPNVMKLECIVTSRMSSSLYLVFEYMEHDLAGLAATPGNKFTEPQIKFYMQQLFRGLEHCHSRSVLHRDIKGSNLLVDNNGILKIADFGLGTVFQVGQKQPLTSRVVTLWYRAPELLLGDTEYGIAIDLWSTGCILAELFAGKPIMPGRTEVEQMHKIFKLCGSPSEEYWQKTKLPHATSFKPQQPYKRHVTDMFRNFPQSALSLVDKLLSMEPEDRGTAASALNSEFFTTEPFPCDPSDLPKYSPCKELDIKLRDEEAKRKRTEAVKGRGPESVRRGTSDFKGVRTLEFIEEGQSKIRAGHIEDGASGFHIDTHDVTLQNCLSQSSSMIHRNAVGTWKKSVPTRNSVDLRPQPSLMPQATKASHKTQDTATNEDPTSVRALRKTRIHCSGPLMPPGGNIEDILKEHERHIQQAVRRARLEKP, from the exons ATGGGCTGCATTTTTTCAAAAGAAGCCCAAGAAGAGAACAACAATGACAAGGACATTGATAGCAACAGCAACAAAGACAGCGAAAAGAACAATGGCAATGGTGATGTTTCAATTGCTAAAGGTGAAAAGAAATTGGTGATTGAAGGGGGATTAGTTTCTGCAGGGTGGCCTTCATGGTTAGCTTCAGTTGCAGGTGAAGCTATTGATGGATGGTTGCCTAGAAGGGTGGAATCTTTTGAGAAGTTAGATAAG GTTGGACAAGGAACTTATAGCAGTGTATATAAGGCCCGTGACGTAGAAACAGGCAAAACCGTTGCCATGAAGAAGGTCCGGTTTGTTAATATGGATCCGCATAGTGTTCGTTTTATGGCTAGGGAAATCATTATCTTAAGGAGGCTCGACCATCCAAATGTTATGAAACTCGAGTGTATAGTCACTTCAAGGATGTCGAGCAGCTTGTATCTTGTTTTCGAGTACATGGAGCATGATCTTGCTGGGCTTGCAGCAACTCCTGGCAACAAGTTCACTGAACCGCAG attaaattttacatgcaACAGTTGTTCCGTGGCCTCGAACACTGCCATAGCCGCAGTGTCCTGCATAGAGACATTAAGGGCTCAAATCTTCTGGTAGACAACAATGGAATTCTTAAGATTGCAGATTTTGGTCTAGGTACGGTCTTTCAGGTTGGTCAAAAGCAGCCTTTAACAAGTCGAGTTGTAACACTTTGGTACAGGGCACCCGAGCTGTTGCTTGGGGATACTGAATATGGAATTGCGATAGATTTGTGGAGTACTGGTTGTATACTTGCCGAATTATTTGCTGGGAAGCCGATTATGCCTGGAAGAACAGAG GTGGAGCAAATGCATAAGATCTTTAAGCTCTGTGGTTCACCTAGTGAGGAGTATTGGCAAAAAACAAAACTTCCACATGCAACTAGTTTTAAACCGCAACAACCTTACAAGCGCCATGTCACCGACATGTTCAGAAACTTCCCACAATCTGCCTTGTCTCTTGTCGATAAACTCCTTTCAATGGAACCGGAAGATCGAGGAACTGCTGCTTCAGCACTTAACAGTGAG TTCTTCACAACGGAGCCTTTCCCTTGTGATCCGTCTGATCTACCAAAATATTCTCCATGCAAAGAACTAGATATCAAACTTCGCGATGAGGAAGCGAAaag AAAAAGAACCGAGGCTGTAAAGGGACGAGGACCTGAATCTGTTAGAAGAGGGACGTCAGATTTTAAGGGAGTGCGGACTCTGGAATTCATTGAAGAAGGACAGTCAAAAATACGAGCCGGTCATATTGAGGATGGTGCCTCTGGCTTCCATATTGATACACATGATGTCACTTTGCAAAACTGTTTATCTCAATCCTCTTCGATGATCCACCGTAATGCGGTAGGAACATGGAAAAAGTCAGTTCCTACACGAAATAGTGTTGATTTAAGACCACAACCTTCACTAATGCCTCAAGCAACTAAAGCTTCCCATAAGACACAGGATACGGCAACTAACGAAGATCCTACTTCA GTTCGTGCACTACGGAAAACCCGGATCCACTGTTCTGGACCATTGATGCCTCCTGGGGGAAACATTGAGGATATACTTAAAGAGCATGAGAGACATATCCAGCAGGCTGTACGTAGAGCACGTCTTGAGAAGCCAtga